A region of Thermococcus piezophilus DNA encodes the following proteins:
- a CDS encoding 50S ribosomal protein L2 encodes MGKSLIQQRRGKGTTTFRAPSHRYRGAVRYLPLNLTREKTLVGKVVEILHDPGRTAPVARVKFENGAEKLIIAPEGILVGEEIAIGPNAPIKIGNTLPLAMIPEGSYVYDIEGVPGDGGKYVRAGGSYALVVSREKDKVIVQLPSGELKQFNPMCRATIGVVAGGGRLEKPIVKAGKAYYIAKARNRFWPKPRGVKMNAVNHPHGGKEHHIGRPSTVSRRAPPGRKVGHIAARRTGRRK; translated from the coding sequence ATGGGAAAGAGTTTGATTCAGCAGAGGAGAGGAAAGGGAACCACCACCTTTAGGGCTCCCTCCCACCGCTATAGGGGAGCCGTTAGGTACCTCCCGCTCAACCTGACCAGGGAGAAGACCCTCGTCGGCAAGGTCGTTGAGATACTCCACGACCCTGGAAGGACTGCCCCAGTTGCCAGGGTTAAATTCGAGAACGGCGCCGAGAAGCTTATCATTGCCCCTGAGGGAATCCTCGTCGGTGAGGAGATAGCCATCGGACCGAACGCCCCAATAAAGATAGGCAACACCCTTCCGCTTGCCATGATTCCGGAGGGAAGCTACGTCTACGACATCGAGGGCGTCCCAGGAGATGGCGGTAAATACGTTAGGGCTGGCGGTAGCTACGCCCTCGTCGTCAGCAGGGAGAAGGATAAGGTCATCGTCCAGCTCCCGAGCGGTGAGCTCAAGCAGTTCAACCCCATGTGCAGGGCCACCATCGGTGTGGTAGCTGGCGGCGGTAGGCTCGAGAAGCCCATCGTCAAGGCAGGAAAGGCCTACTACATAGCCAAAGCCAGGAACAGGTTCTGGCCGAAGCCGAGGGGTGTCAAGATGAACGCCGTCAACCACCCGCACGGTGGTAAGGAGCACCACATAGGCAGGCCTTCGACAGTTTCAAGGCGCGCTCCGCCTGGAAGGAAGGTCGGTCACATAGCCGCGAGAAGAACTGGTAGGAGGAAGTGA
- a CDS encoding 50S ribosomal protein L3 — protein sequence MGKIHRPRRGSLAYSPRKRAKSIVPRIRKWPKDSEVRMLGFAGYKAGMTHVLMIDDRPGLTKGKEIFMPVTIVEVPPLFVYGIRAYRQGYLGLETATEVWFHELNDYVKRRIKTVPKDYNEEAFQAKLGQLEGLVNDGEIVDVRLLVHTQPWLIRLKKKPEVMEYAIGGDDVKAKFDYAKEKIGKELRASEVLHEGELIDVIAVTKGNGTQGPVKRWGIKIQFHKAQRAGKGRHVGNLGPWHPTRVMWTVPQAGQMGFHHRTEFNKRLIAIGENGKLKLDEKNEIEITPKGGFPHYGIIRSDFLMIQGTIPGSFKRIIRVRPAIRPPKKKPPVERPQITYISRESKQ from the coding sequence ATGGGAAAAATACACAGACCAAGGAGAGGTTCACTGGCTTACTCCCCAAGGAAGAGGGCTAAGAGCATAGTCCCGAGAATCAGGAAGTGGCCGAAGGACAGCGAAGTCAGGATGCTTGGTTTCGCGGGATACAAGGCAGGAATGACCCACGTCCTCATGATCGACGACAGGCCAGGGCTCACCAAGGGCAAGGAAATATTCATGCCCGTGACCATAGTTGAAGTTCCGCCGCTCTTCGTCTACGGCATAAGGGCCTACAGGCAGGGCTACCTTGGCCTCGAGACTGCCACCGAGGTCTGGTTCCACGAGCTCAACGACTACGTCAAAAGGAGGATAAAGACCGTGCCGAAGGACTACAACGAGGAGGCCTTCCAGGCCAAGCTCGGCCAGCTTGAGGGCCTCGTTAACGACGGCGAGATAGTTGACGTCAGGCTGCTCGTCCACACCCAGCCGTGGCTCATCCGGCTCAAGAAGAAGCCCGAGGTCATGGAGTACGCCATCGGTGGCGACGATGTCAAAGCCAAGTTCGACTACGCCAAGGAAAAGATAGGCAAGGAGCTCCGCGCGAGCGAGGTTCTCCACGAGGGTGAGCTCATCGACGTCATAGCCGTCACCAAGGGTAATGGAACCCAGGGCCCAGTCAAGAGATGGGGGATCAAGATCCAGTTCCACAAGGCCCAGAGGGCTGGAAAGGGCAGGCATGTCGGTAACCTCGGTCCATGGCACCCGACCAGGGTCATGTGGACTGTTCCGCAGGCCGGTCAGATGGGCTTCCACCACAGGACCGAGTTCAACAAGAGGCTCATCGCCATAGGTGAAAACGGCAAGCTCAAACTCGACGAGAAGAACGAGATCGAGATAACTCCGAAGGGCGGCTTCCCGCACTACGGAATAATTAGGAGCGACTTCCTTATGATTCAGGGAACGATCCCAGGATCCTTCAAGAGGATCATCAGGGTTAGGCCAGCCATAAGGCCTCCGAAGAAGAAGCCGCCGGTTGAGAGGCCGCAGATCACCTACATCAGTAGGGAATCCAAGCAGTGA
- a CDS encoding putative RNA uridine N3 methyltransferase: MAWHIFIPDSLLEETDDPKIRTYKVGQIARAAAIFGVEHIWIYRAGGRDGRFIKLVLEYAETPQYLRKRLFPLMSELKHVGVIPPLRTPHHKLKSRPRVGEIREGFAFRRGKRIYADIGLDELATVEGDVEGRAAFRIVSTRPLRVVPTKPEEYWGYRVHLTRKSLAKTLKKARLDLAVATSRKGQDFRDVKLPPLEGEVGFVFGSPRKGVMELLGEEDYPFDLILNTIPNQRTATVRTEEAVLATLAVFNLIRRD; the protein is encoded by the coding sequence ATGGCCTGGCACATCTTCATTCCCGATTCGCTCCTCGAAGAAACCGACGACCCGAAAATCAGAACATACAAAGTTGGGCAGATAGCCAGGGCCGCGGCGATATTCGGCGTCGAGCATATCTGGATTTACAGGGCCGGTGGCAGGGACGGGCGCTTCATAAAGCTCGTCCTCGAGTACGCTGAGACCCCGCAGTACCTCCGTAAGAGGCTCTTCCCCCTGATGTCCGAGCTGAAGCACGTGGGGGTCATACCCCCGCTGAGGACCCCGCACCACAAGCTCAAGTCTAGGCCAAGGGTCGGGGAGATACGCGAGGGCTTTGCCTTCAGGCGGGGGAAGAGAATTTACGCCGACATAGGTCTCGACGAGTTGGCTACCGTCGAAGGAGACGTTGAAGGTCGCGCGGCCTTCAGAATAGTCTCGACGAGGCCTCTCAGGGTGGTACCTACAAAGCCAGAGGAATACTGGGGCTACAGGGTGCACCTCACGAGGAAGTCACTGGCAAAAACACTTAAAAAGGCCAGGCTTGACTTGGCAGTTGCAACCTCCAGGAAGGGGCAAGACTTCCGAGACGTGAAGCTTCCCCCACTCGAGGGGGAGGTCGGATTCGTATTCGGCTCACCGAGGAAAGGCGTGATGGAGCTCCTCGGAGAGGAGGATTATCCCTTTGATCTAATCCTCAACACCATTCCAAATCAACGGACTGCCACGGTCCGTACCGAGGAGGCTGTCTTGGCCACCCTCGCGGTGTTTAATCTCATAAGGAGGGATTGA
- a CDS encoding 50S ribosomal protein L16 — protein MGLRPAKIDRDVDKPAYTRREYIRGAPGPKITIFDMGNLSAEFQYEVSLHAEQAMQIRQNALEAIRIQVNRYLQKNVGRSNYHFKIRVYPFQVLRENPMATGRKADRYGNGMRRPFGKPIGLAARVKKDQKILTVWVNENHLKFALEAMRRAAMKLPYSAYYRIYDKEGNDVTTKVLSTMKR, from the coding sequence ATGGGACTGAGACCAGCCAAGATTGATAGGGACGTTGACAAGCCCGCTTACACGAGGAGGGAATACATACGCGGTGCCCCCGGTCCGAAGATAACCATCTTCGACATGGGCAACCTTTCCGCTGAGTTCCAGTACGAGGTGAGCCTTCACGCTGAGCAGGCCATGCAGATAAGGCAGAACGCCCTCGAGGCCATTCGTATTCAGGTCAACAGGTACCTCCAGAAGAACGTCGGTAGGAGCAACTACCACTTCAAGATAAGGGTCTACCCGTTCCAGGTTCTCCGTGAGAACCCGATGGCTACCGGAAGGAAGGCAGACCGTTACGGTAACGGTATGCGTAGGCCCTTCGGAAAGCCGATTGGCCTTGCCGCTCGCGTCAAGAAGGATCAGAAGATACTCACCGTCTGGGTCAACGAGAACCATCTCAAGTTTGCCCTCGAGGCCATGCGCAGGGCTGCTATGAAGCTCCCCTACAGCGCCTATTACAGGATCTACGACAAGGAAGGCAACGACGTCACCACCAAGGTTCTCTCGACCATGAAGCGCTGA
- the rpmC gene encoding 50S ribosomal protein L29 has translation MKPSEIREMSIEEIDKKIRELRLELAKERGVLTMGASMENPMVIRNLRRDIARLLTIKKEKLREKR, from the coding sequence ATGAAGCCGAGCGAGATTAGGGAAATGAGCATTGAGGAGATCGACAAGAAGATCAGGGAGCTCCGCCTCGAGCTTGCCAAAGAGAGGGGTGTGCTTACCATGGGGGCCTCTATGGAAAACCCCATGGTCATCCGCAACCTCAGGCGCGACATCGCGCGCCTGCTTACCATAAAGAAGGAGAAGCTTAGGGAGAAAAGGTGA
- a CDS encoding 50S ribosomal protein L23 encodes MDPYKVIVRPVVTEKAVAMIENENKLTFIVDRRATKSDIKRAVEEMFQVKVEKVNTLITMRGEKKAYVKLKPEYSASEIAARIGLF; translated from the coding sequence ATGGACCCATACAAGGTTATTGTCAGGCCGGTCGTCACCGAGAAGGCCGTTGCAATGATAGAGAACGAGAACAAGCTCACCTTCATAGTTGACAGAAGGGCCACCAAGAGCGACATCAAGAGGGCCGTGGAAGAGATGTTCCAGGTCAAGGTCGAGAAGGTCAACACCCTCATCACCATGAGGGGCGAGAAGAAGGCCTATGTGAAGCTCAAGCCCGAGTACAGCGCAAGTGAAATCGCCGCAAGGATAGGATTGTTCTGA
- a CDS encoding AAA family ATPase, which translates to MREEVGATVEELDGIVGWLSLYGYVRATRKLDHEKALEEVLREAKSVVNSELSKLFTYSPRYRVILKAIALGYSRWSDIKDYLTLKLGYVNDANFSNLLENLVKYGYVEKRNNQYTIPDPVLVRIFKEL; encoded by the coding sequence GTGAGGGAAGAAGTCGGGGCGACAGTTGAGGAGCTCGACGGTATTGTGGGCTGGTTATCGCTCTACGGCTACGTAAGAGCCACGAGGAAGCTCGACCACGAAAAGGCCCTCGAAGAGGTTCTGAGAGAGGCGAAGTCGGTGGTAAACAGCGAGCTCTCGAAGCTCTTCACATACAGCCCGCGCTACCGCGTGATTCTGAAGGCCATAGCGCTCGGCTACTCCCGCTGGAGCGACATCAAGGACTACCTGACCCTGAAGCTTGGCTACGTTAACGACGCTAACTTCTCGAACCTGCTCGAGAACCTCGTGAAGTACGGCTACGTGGAGAAGAGGAATAACCAATACACCATACCCGACCCGGTGCTCGTGAGGATCTTCAAGGAGCTTTAA
- a CDS encoding 30S ribosomal protein S17 produces the protein MREIGLKIQPPAEKCDDPHCPWHGHLKIHGRYFEGIVVSDKPKRTVTVERQHYHYLKKYERYELRRSRIHAHNPPCINAKPGDKVLIAETRPLSKTKSFVVVGILQKAEER, from the coding sequence ATGAGAGAGATAGGATTAAAGATTCAGCCTCCCGCTGAGAAGTGTGACGATCCCCACTGCCCGTGGCACGGACACCTCAAGATACACGGCAGGTACTTCGAGGGCATAGTCGTCAGCGACAAGCCCAAGAGGACCGTCACCGTTGAGAGGCAGCACTACCACTACCTCAAAAAGTACGAGAGGTATGAGCTCAGGAGGAGCAGGATACACGCGCACAACCCGCCGTGCATTAACGCCAAGCCTGGCGACAAGGTTCTCATTGCCGAGACCAGGCCGCTCAGCAAGACCAAGAGCTTTGTCGTCGTTGGCATACTTCAGAAGGCAGAGGAGAGGTGA
- a CDS encoding 50S ribosomal protein L14 — MAKKGAGATRGISPVRPTRALPIGAYLKVADNSGAKVIQIIGVVGYKGTRRRLASAGVGDMVVATVKKGRPDIRHQVVRAVVVRQRKEYRRLDGMRVKFEDNAAAIVTPEGVPRGTEIRGAIAREAAERWVRLGSIASIVL; from the coding sequence ATGGCTAAGAAGGGTGCTGGTGCTACTAGGGGTATTAGCCCCGTCAGGCCGACTCGCGCTCTGCCGATAGGTGCTTACCTTAAGGTTGCAGACAACAGCGGTGCCAAGGTCATCCAGATCATCGGCGTCGTCGGCTACAAGGGAACCAGGAGGAGACTTGCCAGTGCCGGTGTCGGCGATATGGTTGTCGCTACCGTTAAGAAGGGTAGGCCTGACATCAGGCATCAGGTCGTCAGGGCCGTTGTTGTCAGGCAGAGGAAGGAGTACAGAAGGCTCGATGGCATGCGCGTCAAGTTCGAGGACAATGCTGCCGCGATAGTCACCCCCGAGGGTGTTCCGAGGGGAACCGAGATCAGGGGTGCCATAGCCAGGGAGGCCGCCGAGAGGTGGGTTAGGCTCGGCAGCATAGCGAGCATTGTGTTGTGA
- a CDS encoding MFS transporter: MERKRLAGIILLIISAFTGTIAFRLATPAIAFYTRDILQASMLSVSIVSMSFVLARAFSSVLGGLTLERGRKLVYIGALVMMGNALAVHLYPLTSTWAQVAGIKILNGFLNGLSWPMAQFVIAVTTPNEIRARVTSVYFLFGSVASLLGNYIYAYTINLGLSGQMWIASAFFVFTGMIMLLAYFLLYGWIVPKRKKTPDGEKPDLNPKRILIIASLMAIIVAFTSGEITYIYVSEALGMDKAKTATLIGWAGFLSALLSYVISWLADVRSERRMVVLTSVMAAVSPILAAVKTAPTVFLGIFMALFAFQSFRPISRKVLASYYRSSLAIGGVNGIQNLSTFAGGMLFGLAYSLGEISVGVTLNLALLSFLPFSLALLRESVKLKGTGE, encoded by the coding sequence ATGGAGCGCAAGCGCCTGGCTGGAATAATCCTACTCATCATCTCTGCCTTCACAGGAACGATAGCTTTCCGTCTCGCGACTCCGGCGATAGCCTTCTATACGAGGGATATTCTCCAGGCCTCAATGCTCTCGGTCTCCATTGTTTCCATGTCATTTGTCCTGGCAAGGGCATTTTCGTCTGTTCTTGGTGGTCTCACCCTTGAGAGAGGTAGGAAGCTCGTTTACATCGGTGCGCTGGTCATGATGGGCAACGCTTTGGCGGTTCATCTCTACCCCCTCACGAGCACCTGGGCTCAGGTGGCCGGAATAAAGATTCTCAACGGCTTCCTCAATGGATTGAGCTGGCCAATGGCTCAATTTGTAATAGCCGTGACTACTCCAAACGAGATACGAGCAAGGGTCACGTCGGTTTACTTCCTCTTTGGCAGTGTAGCTTCACTCCTCGGCAACTACATTTACGCCTACACCATTAACCTTGGCTTGTCCGGTCAGATGTGGATCGCCTCTGCATTCTTTGTATTCACCGGCATGATAATGCTCCTTGCCTACTTCCTACTCTACGGCTGGATAGTGCCCAAGAGAAAGAAAACGCCCGATGGGGAGAAGCCGGACCTCAACCCAAAAAGGATTCTCATAATTGCGTCGCTGATGGCAATCATAGTTGCCTTCACTTCCGGCGAGATAACCTACATCTATGTTTCTGAAGCTTTGGGCATGGACAAAGCCAAAACAGCGACGCTTATCGGATGGGCAGGCTTTTTATCGGCACTCCTCAGCTACGTCATTTCCTGGCTCGCCGACGTCAGGAGCGAGAGAAGGATGGTTGTTCTGACGTCAGTTATGGCAGCAGTCTCTCCAATCCTCGCTGCCGTAAAGACCGCTCCGACAGTTTTTCTCGGCATATTTATGGCCCTCTTTGCCTTCCAGAGCTTCAGACCGATTTCGAGGAAAGTCTTGGCTTCATACTACCGCTCTTCATTAGCTATAGGCGGTGTGAACGGAATTCAGAACCTCTCGACCTTCGCAGGGGGAATGCTCTTCGGCCTGGCCTACTCTCTCGGGGAGATAAGTGTGGGCGTAACGTTGAACCTCGCCCTGCTTTCCTTCCTGCCGTTTTCACTGGCACTCCTCCGGGAGTCCGTTAAGCTTAAAGGGACTGGGGAGTAA
- the rpl4p gene encoding 50S ribosomal protein L4 translates to MKVKVFNLEGEPVDEIELPKVFATPFRPDLIRRAVIASWTHRIQPQGRDPLAGKRRVTENIGKGHGMARVERIKTSPRFAAFVPFARGGRRTHPPKVEKIIWEEINKKERRLAIMSAIAATANYDLVRTRGHIVDNVPQVPLVVVDDLEKVFKTAQTREIFKKLGVWDDIERAKKNTKIRAGKGKMRGRRYKKAKGPLIVVAKNEGIIQGARNHPGVDVVTVDNLGVELLAPGTHPGRLTIWTKGAIERLREIYG, encoded by the coding sequence ATGAAGGTTAAGGTTTTCAACCTCGAAGGCGAGCCCGTTGATGAAATTGAGCTTCCAAAGGTCTTCGCCACTCCGTTCAGGCCGGACCTCATAAGGAGGGCTGTCATCGCTTCATGGACCCACAGAATACAGCCCCAGGGCAGAGACCCGCTCGCTGGAAAGAGAAGGGTTACTGAGAACATCGGAAAGGGCCACGGCATGGCTAGAGTTGAGAGGATAAAGACCTCCCCGAGGTTTGCGGCCTTCGTGCCCTTCGCGAGGGGCGGAAGGAGGACCCACCCACCGAAGGTCGAGAAGATCATCTGGGAGGAAATCAACAAGAAGGAGCGCAGGCTCGCTATCATGAGCGCCATTGCCGCTACTGCCAACTACGACCTCGTCAGGACGAGGGGCCACATAGTCGACAACGTCCCGCAGGTTCCGCTGGTTGTGGTTGATGACCTTGAGAAGGTCTTCAAGACTGCCCAGACCAGAGAGATATTCAAGAAGCTCGGCGTTTGGGACGACATCGAGAGGGCCAAGAAGAACACCAAGATAAGGGCAGGTAAGGGTAAGATGCGTGGAAGGCGCTACAAGAAGGCCAAGGGCCCGCTCATCGTCGTTGCCAAGAACGAGGGCATTATCCAGGGAGCTAGGAACCACCCAGGCGTTGACGTTGTCACCGTTGACAACCTCGGTGTCGAGCTGCTTGCCCCTGGTACCCACCCAGGAAGGCTTACCATCTGGACCAAGGGCGCTATTGAGAGGCTTAGGGAGATTTACGGGTGA
- the yciH gene encoding stress response translation initiation inhibitor YciH: MLFKEVLKEQQRIRVYIEKARYGKLKTIIEGIDEKEFDLEDIAKKLKAKLACGGTVKKGRIELQGDHRERVKKLLADLGFSEDLIEIE; encoded by the coding sequence ATGCTCTTTAAGGAGGTCCTGAAGGAGCAGCAGAGAATTAGGGTATACATAGAGAAGGCCCGTTACGGAAAGCTTAAGACCATAATCGAGGGCATAGATGAGAAGGAGTTTGACCTCGAGGACATAGCCAAAAAGCTGAAGGCGAAGCTGGCATGCGGCGGAACTGTAAAGAAAGGAAGGATAGAGCTCCAGGGCGACCACAGGGAAAGGGTCAAGAAATTGCTGGCAGACCTTGGATTTTCAGAGGACTTGATAGAAATCGAGTGA
- a CDS encoding 30S ribosomal protein S19: MARKKEFRYRGYTFEELLNMSLEDFAKLLPARQRRSLKRGLSPEQKKLLRKIRLAKKGKYNKPIRTHSRDMVILPEMVGMTIHVYNGKEFVPIEIKEEMIGHYLGEFALTRKVVQHGSPGVGATRSSMFVAIK; encoded by the coding sequence ATGGCGAGAAAGAAGGAATTTAGGTATAGGGGCTACACCTTTGAGGAACTGCTCAACATGTCACTCGAGGACTTCGCCAAGCTCCTTCCGGCGAGGCAGAGGAGGAGCCTCAAGAGGGGCCTCAGCCCGGAGCAGAAGAAGCTCCTCAGGAAGATACGCCTTGCCAAGAAGGGCAAGTACAACAAGCCGATAAGGACCCATAGCAGGGACATGGTCATCCTTCCAGAGATGGTCGGTATGACCATCCATGTCTACAACGGAAAGGAGTTCGTCCCCATCGAGATAAAAGAGGAGATGATAGGCCACTACCTCGGCGAGTTTGCCCTTACCAGGAAGGTAGTCCAGCACGGCTCACCTGGTGTTGGTGCAACTAGGTCATCGATGTTCGTGGCGATCAAGTGA
- a CDS encoding RNA ligase, with amino-acid sequence MVSSHFRNILLKLGIPEERLSVLEGKGGLVEDEFEGIRYVRFRDSAKGFRRGTLVFENGEVVLGFPHIKRVVQLENGIRRVFKNRPFYVEEKVDGYNVRVVKVGDKVLALTRGGFVCPFTTERVEDFINFDFFMDYPNLVLAGEMAGSESPYLVEGPPYVTEDIQFFLFDIQEMGSGKSLSVEERLKLAEEYGIPHVEVFGVYDRRRIDDLYDLIERLHRERREGIVMKSPDMKRIAKYVTPYANINDVRIGSHIFFDLPYGYFMQRIKRLAFYLAEKHIKGEEFDEYAKALGKALLRPFVESIHEVANGGEIEETFTVRVKSITTAHKMVTHFERLGIKIHIEDIEDLKNGYWRITFKRVYPDATKEIRELWNGLAFVD; translated from the coding sequence ATGGTAAGCTCTCACTTCAGGAACATTCTGCTCAAGCTCGGCATCCCTGAGGAGCGATTATCAGTCCTCGAGGGTAAAGGAGGCCTCGTCGAAGACGAGTTTGAGGGTATCAGATACGTCCGCTTCCGCGATTCTGCCAAGGGCTTCAGGCGTGGAACCCTCGTCTTCGAGAACGGCGAGGTGGTTCTGGGCTTTCCCCACATAAAACGCGTCGTCCAGCTTGAGAACGGGATAAGGCGCGTCTTCAAGAACAGGCCTTTCTATGTCGAGGAAAAGGTCGATGGATACAACGTCAGGGTCGTTAAAGTGGGAGATAAGGTTCTCGCCCTCACAAGAGGAGGCTTCGTCTGTCCCTTCACGACGGAGAGGGTTGAGGACTTCATAAATTTCGACTTCTTCATGGACTACCCGAACCTCGTTCTAGCTGGAGAGATGGCCGGGTCTGAGAGCCCTTACCTCGTCGAGGGTCCGCCCTACGTGACGGAGGATATTCAGTTCTTCCTCTTTGACATTCAGGAGATGGGGAGTGGGAAGAGCCTTTCCGTAGAGGAAAGGCTGAAGCTCGCTGAAGAATACGGAATTCCTCACGTTGAAGTGTTCGGAGTTTATGATCGACGCCGCATCGACGACCTCTACGACCTCATTGAGAGGTTGCATCGCGAGAGAAGGGAAGGAATCGTCATGAAGAGCCCTGACATGAAGAGAATCGCGAAGTACGTAACGCCCTACGCCAACATCAACGACGTCAGGATAGGCTCGCACATATTCTTTGACCTGCCGTACGGCTACTTCATGCAGAGAATAAAGCGGCTGGCTTTCTATCTAGCAGAAAAGCACATCAAGGGTGAGGAGTTTGACGAATATGCCAAGGCCCTAGGGAAGGCACTGCTACGGCCCTTCGTTGAGAGCATCCATGAGGTGGCCAACGGCGGCGAGATAGAGGAGACCTTTACTGTTCGCGTCAAGAGCATAACCACCGCACACAAGATGGTCACCCACTTCGAGAGACTCGGCATCAAGATACACATCGAGGACATCGAGGATTTAAAGAACGGCTACTGGCGGATAACCTTCAAGCGGGTTTATCCTGACGCCACGAAGGAGATAAGGGAGCTGTGGAACGGGCTGGCGTTTGTGGACTAG
- a CDS encoding ribonuclease P protein component 1, whose translation MRRNCKERKDRAPGRPQGKGQEIAGRPWIFRGLDRNRVTARNIIWHELIGLKAKIIRASHPELVGIKGYVLDETRNTLTIGGERVWVIPKDVVELEFEVGDKRIRIDGRELIGRPEMRLKKRWRR comes from the coding sequence ATGCGGCGGAACTGTAAAGAAAGGAAGGATAGAGCTCCAGGGCGACCACAGGGAAAGGGTCAAGAAATTGCTGGCAGACCTTGGATTTTCAGAGGACTTGATAGAAATCGAGTGACAGCGAGAAACATCATCTGGCACGAGCTCATAGGCCTGAAAGCAAAGATTATAAGGGCATCTCATCCAGAGCTGGTTGGCATCAAGGGCTACGTCCTTGATGAGACGAGGAACACCCTCACCATCGGCGGTGAGAGGGTTTGGGTTATCCCGAAGGACGTGGTGGAGCTCGAGTTTGAAGTTGGCGATAAAAGGATACGAATCGATGGAAGGGAACTGATTGGAAGACCCGAGATGAGATTGAAGAAGAGGTGGAGACGATGA
- the rpsC gene encoding 30S ribosomal protein S3: protein MAIERYFIKEGVKEMLIDEYLEKELRRAGYGGIDIKKTPLGTKVIIFAANPGYVIGRGGRRIRELTRILERQFGLENPQIEVEEIKNPYLNAKVQAVRLAQALERGVHFRRAAYAAIRAIMRNGARGVEIRLSGKLTGERAKSVRFYQGYLAKVGNPAETLVSKGYAQALLKLGVIGVKVSIMPPDAKLPDEIEVIEKPVEEEVSGE from the coding sequence TTGGCGATCGAGAGATACTTCATCAAGGAAGGCGTTAAGGAGATGCTCATCGACGAGTACCTCGAGAAGGAGCTCAGGCGCGCGGGCTACGGTGGTATTGACATCAAGAAGACTCCCCTTGGAACCAAGGTTATCATCTTCGCCGCCAACCCTGGCTACGTCATAGGAAGGGGCGGAAGGCGCATTAGGGAGCTCACCAGGATCCTTGAGAGGCAGTTTGGCCTCGAGAACCCGCAGATCGAGGTCGAGGAGATAAAGAACCCCTACCTCAACGCCAAGGTTCAGGCCGTGAGGCTCGCCCAGGCCCTTGAGAGGGGCGTCCACTTCAGGAGGGCTGCCTACGCTGCCATAAGGGCCATCATGAGGAACGGCGCCAGGGGTGTCGAGATTAGGCTCAGCGGCAAGCTCACTGGCGAGAGGGCTAAGAGCGTCAGGTTCTACCAGGGCTACCTCGCCAAGGTCGGAAACCCGGCCGAGACCCTCGTCAGCAAGGGCTACGCCCAGGCGCTCCTCAAGCTCGGTGTCATAGGTGTCAAGGTCTCCATCATGCCACCTGACGCCAAGCTTCCGGACGAGATTGAGGTCATTGAAAAGCCCGTTGAGGAAGAGGTGAGTGGAGAATGA
- the rplV gene encoding 50S ribosomal protein L22: MSRGRFSYSFQNFDPERMARASGRDLRISPKHSVELLREIRGMMLNDALRYLDDVIALKRPVPMRSFNDSQGHKPGKGFGPGRYPVKVAKAVKKVLLNAKNNAEQKGLDPDRLKIIHAAAHRGPVLRGYIPKAFGRATPFNEQTTHIEIVVEEIRR, encoded by the coding sequence ATGTCTAGGGGAAGGTTTTCCTACTCATTCCAAAATTTTGACCCAGAGAGGATGGCTCGCGCGAGCGGAAGGGACCTTAGGATTTCCCCGAAGCACAGCGTCGAGCTCCTCAGGGAGATAAGGGGCATGATGCTCAACGACGCTCTGAGGTACCTCGACGACGTCATAGCCCTCAAGAGGCCGGTCCCAATGAGGAGCTTCAACGACAGCCAGGGCCACAAGCCGGGTAAGGGCTTCGGACCAGGTAGGTACCCGGTCAAGGTCGCCAAGGCCGTCAAGAAGGTTCTCCTCAACGCCAAGAACAACGCCGAGCAGAAGGGCCTCGACCCGGACAGGCTTAAGATAATCCACGCCGCCGCCCACAGGGGACCAGTGCTCCGCGGATACATTCCAAAGGCCTTTGGTAGGGCCACACCGTTCAACGAACAGACCACCCACATAGAGATAGTTGTGGAGGAAATTAGGAGGTGA